Proteins from one Romeriopsis navalis LEGE 11480 genomic window:
- a CDS encoding ester cyclase, with the protein MNNSNRRFTQWLSRGGLAVIAGASLLTSPVLSAETDLGQGVIPLKSPAIIQRAISPNLSPTNQEQIIKATVKKFYHALSNGGTVSLDDLNSFMAADWQSTPAPAGGSSTTKLLKSMQAFNRLIPDLSWEPQEMLVDGNRVIVRSIASGTPEGNFFGLSTDGTKSFRIMTIDIHTVEQDKLTSAFHVEDWHGAIRQLSPQ; encoded by the coding sequence ATGAACAATTCCAATCGCCGATTTACCCAGTGGCTAAGTCGCGGCGGATTAGCCGTCATTGCTGGAGCCAGCCTGCTCACATCACCAGTACTCAGCGCTGAGACCGATCTTGGACAAGGTGTTATTCCCCTCAAGTCACCAGCGATAATCCAACGGGCTATAAGCCCAAATCTTTCACCAACAAATCAGGAGCAAATAATCAAGGCGACGGTCAAGAAGTTTTATCACGCCCTGAGTAATGGTGGTACGGTCAGTCTCGATGATCTAAATAGTTTCATGGCCGCAGATTGGCAATCAACGCCAGCTCCAGCCGGGGGTTCTAGCACAACCAAACTGCTCAAAAGTATGCAAGCCTTCAACCGCCTAATTCCAGACTTATCTTGGGAACCACAAGAAATGTTGGTTGATGGGAATCGGGTAATTGTTCGGAGTATTGCCTCCGGTACACCCGAGGGGAATTTCTTTGGTTTATCCACAGATGGGACCAAGTCTTTTCGGATTATGACGATCGACATACATACCGTTGAACAGGATAAACTCACAAGCGCATTCCATGTTGAAGATTGGCATGGTGCAATTCGGCAATTATCGCCCCAATGA
- a CDS encoding SufS family cysteine desulfurase: MTLTQDKPLALLTRQDFPILNQEVHGKPLVYLDNAATSQKPTQMLDALRHYYECDNANVHRGVHSLSARATDAYEGARDKVQKFINAAHREEIVYTRNASEAINLVAYSWGWANLKQGDEIILTVMEHHSNFVPWQMIAQRTGAVIKHVRLTETGEFDFEHFQSLLGDRTRLVSVVHVSNTLGCINPVKAIAAEAHKWGAKVLIDGCQSTPHMQIDVQDLDCDWFVASGHKMCAPTGIGFLYGKLDLLNDMPPFFGGGEMIKDVFLDHSTYSGLPHKFEAGTPAIAEAIGLGAAVDYLTNIGMDKIHDYEEQLTRYLYEKIATVPDLTLYGPKPQADGSGRAALATFTIADLHANDLSTLLDHEGVAIRSGHHCTQPLHRILNANSTARASLYFYNTREEIDTFITSLIETIDFFKSVED; the protein is encoded by the coding sequence ATGACCCTCACCCAAGACAAACCACTGGCACTCCTCACCCGCCAAGACTTCCCCATCCTCAACCAGGAAGTCCACGGTAAGCCGTTGGTTTACTTGGACAATGCCGCCACATCCCAGAAACCGACGCAGATGTTGGATGCGCTGCGGCACTATTACGAATGCGACAACGCCAATGTCCACCGGGGCGTCCATAGCCTCAGCGCCCGCGCCACCGATGCCTACGAAGGCGCAAGGGATAAGGTGCAGAAATTTATCAACGCGGCCCACCGCGAAGAAATCGTCTACACCCGCAACGCCAGCGAAGCGATCAACCTCGTGGCCTATAGCTGGGGCTGGGCCAACCTGAAGCAAGGCGATGAGATTATCCTCACCGTCATGGAGCACCACAGCAACTTTGTACCCTGGCAAATGATTGCCCAGCGCACCGGGGCGGTGATTAAGCATGTACGACTGACGGAAACCGGCGAATTTGACTTTGAGCATTTCCAGTCATTGCTGGGGGATCGTACCCGCCTCGTCTCCGTCGTCCATGTTTCCAATACCCTCGGCTGTATCAATCCGGTGAAAGCGATCGCCGCTGAAGCGCATAAGTGGGGCGCAAAAGTCCTGATCGACGGCTGTCAGAGTACACCGCACATGCAAATCGATGTGCAGGATCTCGACTGCGATTGGTTTGTCGCGTCGGGTCATAAGATGTGTGCGCCGACGGGCATTGGATTCCTCTACGGCAAGCTGGATCTGCTCAACGATATGCCACCCTTCTTCGGTGGTGGCGAGATGATCAAAGATGTATTTCTTGATCACTCGACTTACTCCGGCTTACCACACAAATTTGAAGCGGGGACACCAGCGATTGCCGAGGCGATCGGGCTGGGTGCAGCGGTGGATTACCTCACAAATATCGGCATGGACAAAATCCATGACTACGAGGAACAACTCACCCGCTACCTCTACGAAAAAATTGCGACGGTTCCCGACCTTACCCTCTACGGTCCTAAGCCCCAAGCCGATGGTTCTGGGCGGGCAGCATTAGCGACATTTACGATCGCCGATCTCCACGCAAATGACCTTTCGACTTTGCTGGATCATGAAGGCGTTGCAATTCGATCGGGCCATCACTGCACCCAGCCGCTCCACCGCATTCTCAACGCTAACTCCACTGCACGGGCCAGCCTCTACTTCTACAACACCCGCGAAGAAATCGATACCTTTATTACATCGCTGATTGAGACGATCGACTTCTTCAAAAGCGTTGAAGACTAG